A window of the Streptomyces luomodiensis genome harbors these coding sequences:
- a CDS encoding IclR family transcriptional regulator produces MTNTTEERAEEKRGAAGAVQSVDRAVSVLEILARLGEAGVTEIADELGVHKSTAFRLLGVLENRGLVGQERDRGKYYLGAGVLRLAGAAAIRLDISQEGAPVCRALADETGETANIAVLDGDAAVNIMQARGAAAVTAFNWLGRRTALHATASGKVLLAHLPGERRERLVTRKLPRFTEHTITTSAELRQQLETAAERGFAYSCEELEIGLNAVAAPVRGHDGAVLGAIGVSGPAYRMARGRLPDLAEYAMKTAEELSRRMGFPG; encoded by the coding sequence ATGACGAACACGACCGAGGAACGGGCCGAGGAGAAGCGGGGGGCCGCCGGGGCAGTGCAGTCGGTGGACAGGGCGGTCAGCGTCCTGGAGATCCTCGCCAGGCTCGGCGAGGCCGGAGTGACCGAGATCGCCGACGAGTTGGGGGTCCACAAGTCGACCGCCTTCAGGCTGCTCGGCGTGCTGGAGAACCGCGGACTGGTCGGGCAGGAGCGGGACCGGGGGAAGTACTACCTCGGCGCCGGGGTGCTCAGACTCGCGGGCGCCGCCGCCATCCGCCTGGACATCTCGCAGGAGGGCGCCCCGGTGTGCCGGGCGCTGGCCGACGAGACCGGCGAGACGGCCAACATCGCCGTACTGGACGGGGACGCGGCGGTCAACATCATGCAGGCGCGCGGCGCCGCGGCGGTGACCGCCTTCAACTGGCTGGGGCGGCGCACCGCACTGCACGCCACCGCGAGCGGCAAGGTGCTGCTCGCGCATCTGCCGGGCGAACGCCGGGAGCGCCTGGTGACGCGGAAGCTGCCGCGCTTCACCGAGCACACCATCACCACCTCCGCCGAGCTGCGGCAGCAGCTGGAGACGGCGGCCGAGCGCGGTTTCGCCTACTCCTGCGAGGAGTTGGAGATCGGGCTGAACGCGGTGGCGGCGCCGGTGCGCGGCCACGACGGCGCGGTCCTGGGCGCGATCGGCGTCTCGGGCCCGGCGTACCGGATGGCGCGGGGCCGACTGCCCGATCTGGCCGAGTACGCCATGAAGACCGCCGAGGAGCTGTCCCGCCGGATGGGCTTCCCCGGCTGA
- a CDS encoding S-(hydroxymethyl)mycothiol dehydrogenase — MPQEARAVVAVKKGAPVEVLSVLVPDPGPGEVLVGVQACGVCHTDLHYRDGAIGDAFPYLLGHEAAGIIEAVGPGVTGLALGDYVVLAWRAPCGGCRSCRRGRPWYCFDSLNAAQPMTLTDGTPLNAALGIGAFTEKTLVAAGQAVKIDPSARPEAAGLIGCGVMAGYGAAVHTGGVSNGDTVAVIGCGGVGNAAIAGAALSGARRVIAVDIDDAKLDAATRFGATDTVNSRGTDPVEAVRELTGGFGANVVIDAVGRPETYLQGFYMRDLAGVLVQVGVPDPQMRVDLPLIDLFSRGGALKSSWYGDCLPSRDFPVLVDLHLSRKLDLEAFISETITLDGVEAAFARMQRGEVLRSVVVLL, encoded by the coding sequence ATGCCGCAAGAAGCCCGCGCCGTCGTCGCGGTCAAGAAGGGCGCCCCCGTGGAGGTGCTGTCCGTCCTCGTGCCCGACCCCGGCCCCGGTGAGGTGCTGGTGGGCGTCCAGGCGTGCGGGGTGTGCCACACCGACCTGCACTACCGGGACGGCGCGATCGGTGACGCGTTCCCGTATCTGCTCGGGCATGAGGCGGCCGGCATCATCGAGGCCGTGGGCCCCGGCGTCACCGGGCTCGCCCTCGGTGACTACGTGGTCCTGGCCTGGCGGGCGCCGTGCGGCGGCTGCCGCTCCTGCCGCCGGGGCCGCCCGTGGTACTGCTTCGACAGCCTGAACGCCGCCCAGCCGATGACGCTCACCGACGGCACCCCGCTCAACGCGGCCTTGGGCATCGGCGCGTTCACCGAGAAGACGCTGGTCGCGGCGGGACAGGCGGTGAAGATCGACCCCTCGGCCCGCCCCGAGGCGGCGGGTCTGATCGGCTGCGGGGTGATGGCCGGCTACGGCGCGGCCGTGCACACCGGCGGGGTGTCCAACGGCGACACGGTCGCGGTCATCGGCTGCGGCGGCGTCGGCAACGCCGCGATCGCCGGGGCCGCGCTGTCCGGGGCGCGCCGGGTGATCGCCGTGGACATCGACGACGCCAAGCTGGACGCGGCGACCCGCTTCGGCGCCACCGACACCGTCAACTCCCGGGGTACGGACCCGGTCGAGGCGGTGCGGGAGCTGACCGGGGGCTTCGGCGCGAACGTGGTCATCGACGCGGTGGGCCGCCCCGAGACCTACCTCCAGGGCTTCTACATGCGCGATCTGGCCGGGGTGCTGGTGCAGGTCGGGGTGCCGGACCCTCAGATGCGCGTCGATCTGCCGCTGATCGATCTGTTCTCGCGGGGCGGTGCGCTCAAGTCGTCCTGGTACGGCGACTGCCTGCCCAGCCGTGACTTCCCGGTCCTGGTCGACCTCCACCTCAGCCGCAAGCTCGATCTGGAGGCGTTCATCAGCGAGACGATCACGCTGGACGGGGTCGAGGCCGCGTTCGCCAGGATGCAGCGCGGCGAGGTGCTGCGGTCGGTGGTGGTGTTGCTGTGA
- a CDS encoding GcvT family protein — translation MREHYGAVARDARVVIVGAGIVGCSLADELTVRGWSDVTVLEQGPLLAPGGSTSHAPGLVFQTSPSKTLTDFARYTVEKFSALEVEGRSCFNPVGGLEIATSQERWADLHRKAGLATSWGVRGELLGPARCAELWPLLDPDRILGGFHTPDDGLARALPACRAQSERAAARGARFLDRHTVTAIGREGGRVTAVVTDRGTFPADVVVSAAGFWGPLIGAMAGVPVPLQPLAHQYALTAPLPGLAGAEAPRTEASRPILRFQDRDLYYREHTDRIGIGSYAHRPLPVDPARLPAYDDAPVMPSSLPFTAEDFAPSWEESVGLLPALGASRVEEGFNGVFSFTPDGMPVLGESREVRGFWLAEAVWVTHSAGVARAVAEWMTDGRPGMDVHECDLYRFEEVQRSPAYVAERGQRNFVEVYDIIHPLQPMEQPRPLRVSPFHVRQRELGGYFLEAAGWERPHWYEANAPLAEAVDLPPRDPWSARYWSPIAAAEARATRERVALYDMTPLKRLEVTGPGALGFLQRMTTHQLARKPGAVTYTLMLDEAGGIRSDLTVARLSEHHFQVGANGEPDLDWLLRHAPDDVRIADITPGTCCIGVWGPLARDLVQPLTRDDFSHEAFGYFKVRRTYLGHVPVTAMRLSYVGELGWELYTTADMGLRLWDTLWEAGRRHGVIAAGRSAFNSLRLEKGYRAWGHDMTTEHDPYEAGVGFAVRMDKGDFIGRAALEGRGEETVARRLTCLTLDDPAAIVLGKEPVYADGVAAGYVTSASYGYTIGRTVAYAWLPAAIAVPGTAVHIEYFGEKVPATVAAEPLFDPRMERIRR, via the coding sequence GTGAGGGAGCACTACGGCGCTGTGGCCCGTGATGCCCGTGTCGTGATCGTCGGTGCCGGGATCGTCGGCTGTTCCCTCGCCGATGAGCTGACCGTCCGTGGCTGGAGCGATGTCACCGTCCTGGAGCAGGGCCCGCTGCTCGCCCCCGGCGGCTCCACCTCGCACGCCCCCGGCCTGGTCTTCCAGACCAGCCCCTCCAAGACCCTCACCGACTTCGCCCGGTACACCGTGGAGAAGTTCTCCGCCCTCGAGGTGGAGGGGCGCTCCTGCTTCAACCCGGTGGGCGGTCTGGAGATCGCCACCAGCCAGGAGCGCTGGGCCGATCTGCACCGCAAGGCCGGTCTGGCCACCTCCTGGGGCGTACGGGGCGAGCTGCTCGGCCCGGCCCGGTGCGCCGAGCTGTGGCCGCTGCTGGACCCGGACCGCATCCTCGGCGGCTTCCACACCCCGGACGACGGGCTCGCCCGTGCGCTGCCGGCGTGCCGCGCCCAAAGCGAGCGGGCCGCCGCCCGCGGCGCCCGGTTCCTGGACCGGCACACCGTCACCGCCATCGGGCGGGAGGGCGGCCGGGTCACCGCCGTCGTCACCGACCGGGGCACCTTCCCCGCCGACGTGGTGGTCTCCGCGGCCGGGTTCTGGGGCCCGCTGATCGGCGCGATGGCCGGGGTCCCCGTCCCGCTCCAGCCGCTGGCCCACCAGTACGCCCTGACCGCGCCGCTGCCCGGACTCGCGGGGGCCGAGGCCCCCCGCACCGAGGCGAGCCGGCCGATCCTGCGCTTCCAGGACCGCGACCTCTACTACCGCGAGCACACCGACCGGATCGGCATCGGCAGCTACGCCCACCGCCCGCTCCCGGTCGACCCGGCACGGCTGCCCGCGTACGACGACGCCCCGGTGATGCCGTCCTCGCTGCCGTTCACCGCGGAGGACTTCGCCCCCAGCTGGGAGGAGAGCGTCGGGCTGCTCCCGGCGCTCGGCGCGAGCCGGGTCGAGGAGGGCTTCAACGGGGTCTTCTCCTTCACCCCCGACGGTATGCCGGTCCTCGGCGAGTCCCGCGAGGTGCGCGGCTTCTGGCTGGCCGAGGCGGTGTGGGTGACCCACTCCGCGGGGGTGGCCCGTGCGGTGGCCGAGTGGATGACGGACGGGCGGCCGGGCATGGACGTCCATGAATGCGATCTGTACCGCTTCGAGGAGGTCCAGCGGTCCCCCGCCTACGTCGCCGAGCGGGGACAGCGGAACTTCGTCGAGGTCTACGACATCATCCATCCGCTGCAACCCATGGAGCAGCCCCGTCCGCTGCGGGTCAGCCCCTTCCACGTCCGGCAGCGGGAGCTGGGCGGCTACTTCCTGGAGGCGGCGGGCTGGGAGCGGCCGCACTGGTACGAGGCGAACGCCCCGCTCGCCGAGGCCGTCGACCTGCCCCCGCGCGACCCCTGGTCGGCCCGCTACTGGTCGCCGATCGCCGCCGCCGAGGCCAGGGCCACCCGGGAGCGGGTCGCGCTGTACGACATGACCCCGCTCAAGCGACTGGAGGTCACCGGGCCCGGCGCGCTCGGCTTCCTCCAGCGCATGACCACCCATCAGCTCGCCAGGAAACCGGGCGCGGTCACCTACACGCTGATGCTGGACGAGGCCGGGGGCATCCGCAGCGATCTGACCGTCGCCCGGCTCTCGGAGCACCACTTCCAGGTCGGCGCCAACGGCGAACCGGACCTGGACTGGCTGCTGCGCCACGCCCCCGATGACGTGCGGATCGCCGACATCACCCCCGGCACCTGCTGTATCGGCGTCTGGGGTCCGCTCGCCCGGGACCTGGTCCAGCCGCTGACCCGCGACGACTTCTCGCACGAGGCGTTCGGCTACTTCAAGGTCAGGCGGACCTACCTCGGCCATGTCCCGGTGACCGCGATGCGGCTGTCCTACGTCGGCGAGCTCGGCTGGGAGCTGTACACCACCGCCGATATGGGTTTGCGGCTGTGGGACACGCTGTGGGAGGCGGGCCGGCGCCACGGCGTGATCGCCGCCGGGCGCTCGGCCTTCAACAGCCTGCGGCTGGAGAAGGGCTATCGCGCCTGGGGCCATGACATGACCACCGAGCACGATCCCTACGAGGCCGGGGTCGGCTTCGCCGTCCGGATGGACAAGGGCGACTTCATCGGGCGTGCGGCGCTCGAGGGCCGGGGCGAGGAGACGGTGGCGCGCAGGCTGACCTGTCTCACCCTGGACGACCCGGCCGCGATCGTCCTGGGCAAGGAGCCGGTGTACGCCGATGGTGTCGCGGCCGGCTACGTGACCAGCGCGTCCTACGGCTACACCATCGGCCGGACCGTCGCCTACGCCTGGCTGCCCGCCGCGATCGCCGTGCCCGGCACCGCCGTCCACATCGAGTACTTCGGCGAGAAGGTCCCCGCGACCGTCGCCGCCGAGCCCCTCTTCGACCCGCGTATGGAACGTATCCGCCGCTGA
- a CDS encoding aromatic ring-hydroxylating oxygenase subunit alpha — MTVAPESPAATTPSLLATLPGRWYTAPGIFRREQRHLFEAMWFCAVRAAELDRPGAFRTVPVGRESVLITRNRGGELRAFLNICRHRGARLCTEESGVVRRSLQCPYHAWTYDLDGRLTAAPNLRKMPDIDRTERGLIPVRLREWLGYVWVCLAEEPPSFEETVVGAVAERLGDAESVERYGVAGLALGRRISYDVRANWKLIVENFMECYHCATIHPELTEVLPEFADGLAAQYFVGHGAEFAEEARGFTVDGSEGFGRFAGIAEEQDRRYYAITVRPQVFVNLVPDHVIIHRMFPLAPDHTVIECDWLYAPEVVVSERDLSKSVELFHRVNVQDFDACERTQPAMDSRAYRDGGVLVPSEHHIGAFHRWVTDHVPAPEAEECP; from the coding sequence ATGACTGTGGCCCCCGAGTCCCCCGCCGCCACGACCCCCAGTCTGCTCGCCACGCTGCCCGGCCGCTGGTACACCGCTCCCGGGATCTTCCGGCGGGAGCAGCGGCACCTGTTCGAGGCCATGTGGTTCTGCGCGGTGCGGGCGGCCGAGCTGGACCGGCCGGGTGCGTTCCGTACCGTGCCGGTCGGCCGGGAGAGCGTGCTGATCACCCGCAACCGCGGTGGCGAGCTGCGGGCGTTCCTCAACATCTGCCGTCACCGCGGCGCCCGGCTGTGCACCGAGGAGTCCGGTGTGGTGCGGCGTTCGCTTCAGTGTCCGTACCACGCCTGGACCTACGACCTGGACGGCAGGCTCACCGCCGCCCCCAACCTGCGGAAGATGCCCGATATCGACCGGACCGAGCGCGGTCTGATCCCGGTACGGCTTCGCGAATGGCTGGGATATGTCTGGGTCTGCCTGGCCGAGGAGCCACCGTCGTTCGAGGAGACGGTCGTCGGGGCGGTGGCCGAACGGCTCGGCGACGCGGAGTCGGTGGAGCGCTACGGGGTGGCGGGGCTGGCGCTGGGCCGCCGGATCTCCTATGACGTCCGGGCCAACTGGAAGCTGATCGTCGAGAACTTCATGGAGTGCTACCACTGCGCGACCATCCATCCCGAACTCACCGAGGTACTGCCGGAGTTCGCGGACGGCCTCGCGGCGCAGTACTTCGTCGGGCACGGCGCCGAGTTCGCCGAGGAGGCCCGGGGGTTCACGGTGGACGGCAGCGAAGGGTTCGGCCGGTTCGCGGGGATCGCCGAGGAGCAGGACCGCCGCTACTACGCGATCACCGTACGGCCGCAGGTCTTCGTCAACCTGGTGCCCGACCACGTGATCATCCACCGGATGTTCCCGCTCGCGCCCGATCACACCGTGATCGAATGCGACTGGCTCTACGCTCCTGAAGTGGTGGTGTCGGAGCGGGATCTGTCGAAGTCGGTCGAGCTGTTCCACCGGGTCAACGTCCAGGACTTCGACGCCTGTGAGCGCACCCAGCCCGCGATGGACTCCCGCGCCTACCGCGACGGCGGGGTGCTCGTCCCCAGCGAGCACCACATCGGCGCCTTCCACCGATGGGTGACCGACCACGTCCCGGCCCCGGAAGCGGAGGAATGCCCGTGA